A window of Pirellula sp. SH-Sr6A contains these coding sequences:
- a CDS encoding thymidine kinase, which produces MAKLFFYYSTMNAGKSTILLQSSYNYRERGMRTLVFAPEIDDRYGVGIVSSRIGLQSDAIPFSPSENLYMRVERENQKQKVDCVLVDEAQFLSKQQVRQLSDVCDELDIPVLAYGLRTDFQGNLFEGSQSLMAWADNLNEIKTICHCGRKATMVLRIDSTGKPMREGEQIQIGGNERYVTVCRKHFKQGLAERTTKDLPFDDF; this is translated from the coding sequence TTGGCCAAGCTATTCTTTTACTACTCGACGATGAATGCAGGGAAGTCGACCATCCTGCTTCAGTCGAGCTACAACTATCGCGAACGAGGCATGCGAACCCTGGTCTTCGCACCCGAGATCGACGATCGCTATGGAGTGGGTATCGTCAGTTCTCGCATTGGCCTGCAGTCAGACGCGATCCCTTTTTCGCCTAGCGAAAATCTTTACATGCGAGTCGAACGCGAAAACCAAAAACAGAAGGTCGATTGCGTGCTCGTCGATGAGGCACAGTTTTTGAGTAAGCAGCAAGTGCGACAGCTCTCCGACGTGTGCGACGAGCTGGATATCCCCGTGCTTGCCTACGGCTTGCGCACCGACTTCCAAGGAAACTTGTTCGAAGGCAGCCAAAGCCTTATGGCTTGGGCGGATAATCTCAACGAGATCAAGACTATATGCCACTGCGGGCGCAAGGCGACAATGGTGCTACGGATCGACTCAACCGGAAAGCCCATGCGAGAGGGAGAACAGATCCAGATCGGAGGGAACGAACGGTACGTAACCGTCTGTCGCAAACACTTCAAACAAGGATTAGCGGAGCGAACGACGAAGGACCTGCCTTTCGACGATTTTTAA
- a CDS encoding ABC transporter ATP-binding protein, producing MSDWVVELEGVSKKFGSHQAVHPLDLHIPRGSIFGVIGPNGSGKTTTLRMMLRIYRPDQGVVRVLGESNRSCADDRVGYLPEERGLYRRMTVWRTLRYFARIKGNRNPNAEIERWMVRLGATDWYRKRIDQLSKGMAQKVQFVAAIASKPQVVILDEPFSGLDPVNMELIRDAILQLREEGTTVILSTHDMAIAEKMCDHVCMIFQGRKVLDGTIPEIQSLYTEPKVRIRFADLPSMELESIHAISGVSLAKWDNGTLEIQLDDQASHRNLLLRLLDFGSVEHFEIVKPTLHDIFVRIARP from the coding sequence ATGAGTGATTGGGTTGTCGAACTCGAAGGTGTTTCGAAAAAATTCGGATCGCATCAAGCGGTTCACCCACTCGATCTGCACATCCCGCGCGGCTCGATCTTCGGCGTCATCGGTCCCAATGGTTCCGGAAAAACAACCACGTTGCGAATGATGCTCCGCATCTATCGGCCAGATCAAGGTGTCGTGAGAGTCTTAGGAGAATCGAATCGCTCCTGCGCGGACGATCGTGTCGGGTATCTCCCTGAAGAACGTGGCCTCTATCGACGCATGACCGTTTGGAGAACCTTGCGCTACTTCGCCCGCATCAAAGGTAATCGTAATCCCAATGCAGAGATCGAACGATGGATGGTTCGCCTCGGTGCAACCGACTGGTATCGAAAGCGGATCGATCAACTTTCCAAGGGAATGGCGCAAAAGGTTCAGTTTGTTGCCGCGATCGCGTCGAAACCTCAAGTCGTGATCCTCGATGAACCCTTCAGCGGACTCGATCCCGTCAATATGGAATTGATCCGCGATGCAATCCTGCAACTGCGAGAGGAAGGCACGACAGTCATCCTCAGCACGCACGACATGGCGATCGCCGAAAAGATGTGTGATCACGTGTGTATGATCTTTCAAGGTCGAAAAGTACTCGACGGAACCATTCCTGAGATCCAATCTCTCTACACGGAACCGAAGGTGCGAATCCGTTTTGCAGACCTTCCTTCGATGGAGCTGGAATCCATTCACGCCATCTCCGGCGTCTCGCTCGCGAAATGGGACAACGGAACCTTGGAAATACAACTCGACGACCAAGCGTCCCACCGAAATCTCTTGTTGCGACTTCTCGACTTCGGAAGCGTGGAGCATTTCGAAATCGTAAAACCGACACTGCACGATATCTTTGTCCGCATCGCTCGTCCGTGA
- a CDS encoding FtsK/SpoIIIE family DNA translocase: MENQRSVRWDVAAVVMFAASSLVWLSLLSHDAADNLGEMPRIVQMLYTPMAPAYPANESVQNSCGYIGALLSDILLQATGIGAYLLAGLMVLSGIVMLRQKPWASSLGRSMGWSLILLSVCCLPGRLGMQPSIPVPIGAGGYLGTLCNLWMDNHLAHAGGTILVLGIFAGGMLLSTEYALVRYFGYAATGSLIAARYFRIPTWSWRRHQELLTGVFSPKRADLPNSVTMRQDPTSVSAMVEQTAAPKSTSVMGMSAIRSAVESVTQALTGPARETESNDELEGESHQDQHHEGPDGPQIRIGRRASATISTSDLASDAKASVRTDLSFPKPKTPPTLPAIAGGLLGDAKKNGPPPDDELLDSDEELEDEYEYAEDEEYDDDGEYSEEDEGDYDDGEEDEVHTEEEEPEEIISPEPRKKRSLTIRSDATHIEERVPKIKTGQSKKKEPPPEEVPVEEDPADSLQEMDDTKLPEGTEEYALPGLDLLTESDDISYDEQTEEVKRKAKVLEQTFANFGFNVRVVEVETGPVIAQYEIELEAGLRLSKITGLADDLAIALRVPSVRIVAPIPGKNSVGIEVPNEKRQIVRMREVIEESGPQIRKQKIPLFLGKDVSGKSLTVDLASLPHLLIAGRTGTGKSVCLNSIISSILMTRRPDEVRMLMIDPKMVELSCYGRLPHLMHPVVIDMRKAEAILAWAVDKMEERYALLARAGVRHLTNYNQLGREELLDRLKPENDDEADLIPDHLPFIVIVVDEMADLMMTAGKEVEAHIIRLAQKSRAVGIHLILATQKPTVDVITGLIKSNLPARISFQVASRTDSRVVLDEMGADKLLGNGDMLFLWPGTSQLLRGQGTYLSDDEINAIVDHCSMGGVQNFVQELVQLKVNKDEGEGVKPGSFKKRDDLYEAAVDIVVREGRGSCSLLQRALGVGYGRAARLIDFMAEDGIVGEYNGSQAREVQITVQQWEEMRANAEGEPAPTSKGRGKKMRRDEGLSQAKPPKSSKKRKSRSKSESEEAFVGSDGEDDEIIWQDDE; this comes from the coding sequence ATGGAAAACCAAAGATCAGTTCGCTGGGATGTCGCTGCAGTCGTCATGTTTGCTGCATCGTCGCTGGTTTGGCTATCGCTCCTCTCGCACGATGCTGCGGACAATCTCGGTGAAATGCCGCGGATCGTTCAGATGCTCTACACGCCCATGGCACCGGCCTACCCGGCGAATGAATCGGTGCAAAACAGTTGTGGCTATATCGGTGCATTGCTAAGCGATATTCTGTTGCAAGCCACCGGCATCGGCGCTTATCTGCTCGCAGGATTGATGGTGCTATCTGGAATCGTCATGCTCCGACAGAAGCCGTGGGCGTCCTCGTTGGGACGGTCGATGGGTTGGTCCCTCATTCTCCTCAGCGTTTGCTGCTTGCCAGGGCGATTGGGAATGCAGCCGAGCATTCCCGTTCCAATTGGAGCGGGTGGTTACTTGGGAACCCTTTGCAATCTCTGGATGGACAACCATTTGGCCCATGCGGGAGGGACGATCCTCGTTCTCGGAATCTTCGCAGGAGGGATGTTGCTGAGTACCGAATACGCGTTGGTCCGCTATTTCGGGTATGCGGCGACAGGCAGTCTCATCGCCGCTCGTTATTTCCGAATTCCAACATGGTCATGGCGTCGGCATCAAGAGCTGCTTACAGGTGTATTCTCCCCAAAGCGAGCCGACTTGCCCAATTCGGTTACCATGCGGCAGGATCCAACGTCCGTCTCCGCCATGGTCGAACAAACTGCTGCGCCGAAGAGTACGAGTGTCATGGGGATGTCAGCGATTCGCAGCGCCGTCGAAAGTGTAACGCAAGCCCTTACGGGGCCTGCTAGAGAAACCGAGTCGAATGACGAACTAGAGGGTGAGTCGCACCAAGACCAACACCACGAGGGTCCGGACGGTCCCCAGATTCGGATCGGCCGACGGGCCAGCGCAACCATCAGTACCAGCGATCTGGCCTCAGATGCAAAGGCATCCGTTCGAACCGATCTTTCGTTCCCGAAACCGAAAACTCCCCCTACCCTTCCTGCGATTGCAGGTGGTCTTTTAGGGGATGCTAAGAAAAACGGACCACCGCCGGATGACGAACTTCTCGACAGCGACGAGGAGCTCGAAGACGAATACGAGTATGCGGAGGACGAAGAGTACGACGACGATGGAGAGTACTCCGAAGAGGATGAAGGTGATTATGACGATGGCGAAGAGGATGAGGTCCACACCGAAGAGGAAGAGCCGGAAGAAATTATTTCTCCTGAACCTCGCAAAAAACGAAGTCTGACGATCCGTTCCGACGCGACGCATATCGAAGAACGGGTCCCCAAGATCAAGACTGGGCAGTCCAAGAAAAAGGAGCCGCCACCAGAAGAAGTGCCTGTCGAAGAAGATCCCGCGGACTCTCTCCAAGAGATGGACGACACCAAGCTTCCCGAAGGAACCGAGGAGTACGCACTCCCTGGTCTCGATCTCCTCACCGAATCGGATGACATCTCGTATGACGAACAAACCGAAGAGGTAAAGCGAAAGGCGAAGGTGCTGGAGCAGACCTTCGCAAACTTTGGATTCAATGTTCGTGTTGTCGAAGTCGAAACGGGACCGGTGATCGCCCAATACGAAATCGAGTTGGAAGCCGGATTGCGATTGAGCAAGATTACTGGTTTGGCAGATGACTTAGCCATCGCCCTTCGAGTTCCCAGCGTTCGTATCGTCGCCCCTATTCCTGGCAAGAACAGCGTTGGTATCGAAGTACCCAATGAGAAACGGCAGATCGTACGTATGCGAGAGGTGATCGAAGAAAGCGGTCCGCAGATTCGCAAACAAAAGATCCCCCTATTCCTCGGTAAAGACGTATCGGGCAAATCTCTCACCGTCGACTTGGCTAGCCTGCCGCACTTGCTCATCGCGGGTAGAACAGGTACGGGTAAATCGGTCTGTTTGAATTCCATCATCTCCTCGATCTTGATGACGCGACGGCCCGACGAGGTTCGCATGCTGATGATTGACCCGAAGATGGTCGAGCTTAGTTGCTACGGTCGTTTGCCCCATTTGATGCACCCTGTCGTCATCGACATGCGAAAAGCGGAAGCCATATTGGCTTGGGCCGTCGACAAGATGGAGGAACGCTACGCGCTCCTCGCGCGCGCTGGTGTTCGTCACTTGACCAATTACAACCAGCTGGGTCGGGAAGAGTTACTGGATCGATTGAAGCCGGAGAACGATGACGAAGCGGATCTCATCCCGGATCATCTTCCGTTCATCGTCATCGTGGTCGACGAAATGGCCGACTTGATGATGACTGCTGGAAAAGAAGTTGAAGCCCACATCATTCGGTTGGCCCAAAAGAGTCGAGCGGTGGGAATCCACTTGATCCTTGCTACCCAAAAACCGACCGTCGATGTGATCACGGGGTTGATCAAAAGCAACTTGCCAGCCCGTATCAGTTTCCAAGTCGCCAGCCGAACCGACAGCCGCGTTGTTCTCGACGAAATGGGAGCGGACAAACTGTTGGGGAACGGCGACATGCTATTCCTCTGGCCGGGAACGAGCCAATTGCTGCGCGGTCAAGGTACCTATTTGAGCGACGATGAAATCAACGCGATCGTCGATCACTGCAGCATGGGTGGGGTGCAGAACTTTGTTCAAGAGCTTGTTCAGCTCAAGGTCAACAAAGACGAAGGGGAAGGAGTGAAGCCGGGGAGCTTCAAGAAGCGGGATGATCTTTACGAGGCGGCGGTCGATATCGTGGTCCGAGAAGGACGCGGTAGTTGTTCGTTGTTGCAGCGCGCCTTAGGCGTAGGCTACGGTCGAGCGGCCCGATTGATCGACTTCATGGCCGAAGACGGCATCGTGGGAGAGTACAACGGGTCGCAAGCGCGCGAGGTGCAGATAACCGTTCAGCAATGGGAGGAAATGCGTGCCAACGCAGAGGGAGAACCCGCTCCGACCAGCAAGGGCCGCGGCAAGAAGATGCGTCGCGATGAGGGGCTGAGCCAAGCCAAGCCACCGAAATCAAGCAAAAAACGGAAGAGTCGAAGCAAATCGGAATCCGAAGAAGCCTTCGTCGGCTCCGACGGGGAGGACGACGAAATCATTTGGCAAGACGACGAGTGA
- a CDS encoding putative manganese-dependent inorganic diphosphatase encodes MTVLVFGHRNPDTDAICSAIAYADLLQQTTRPEAIAASCGTPNKRTEYLLRRAKVAPPRLVMDVRPEVEDVCQRNVTTASYGDVFYEVYQRMKEHDLRAIPVIDDQRKVIGVLSLLQLMDLIFRDDRDPLKTRTVRTSLSKICEIIGGTFQHSIEPAQHDELLVMVGAMSAGGFTERMQRFPAERLLVVSGDRPTIQLPAIEHGVRALVVTGGYSLSSGLVQLAQARNVAVIQSPFDTATTTMRIKSAQFIDSAVDKTYISLYAKQPVDEARAIVENSNEPIFPVVNDSGTLVGVLSKSDLVNPPKPRLILVDHNELSQAVNGADEADIIEVLDHHRLGGGLKSTQPIRFINEPVGSTCTLVARQFRAWGIMPKPGIALCMAAGIISDTLFLRSPTTTDVDRDILKWLRGFVEIDLEEYAKEFFEIGSALRTCTAEEVVREDCKEFVEHGIRFSISQIEEIGFDLFWDRKDDLRTALEAMAESCKLEFSALLVTDVVSNGSLLLLSHESEEWDEINYPRLDRNLYQLDNVVSRKKQLLPLIAQLIETSQRH; translated from the coding sequence ATGACCGTTTTAGTATTCGGCCACCGCAATCCTGACACCGACGCAATCTGTTCCGCTATCGCTTACGCGGACCTTTTGCAGCAAACCACGCGCCCCGAGGCGATTGCGGCGTCCTGCGGCACTCCCAACAAGCGAACCGAATATTTGCTCCGACGTGCCAAGGTCGCTCCACCCCGATTGGTGATGGACGTTCGCCCGGAAGTAGAGGATGTTTGCCAGCGAAACGTCACGACAGCCTCCTATGGCGACGTGTTTTACGAAGTCTACCAACGGATGAAGGAGCACGATCTTCGGGCCATCCCCGTGATCGACGACCAACGCAAAGTCATTGGTGTCCTCTCCTTGCTCCAACTGATGGACTTGATCTTCCGAGACGATCGAGACCCTCTGAAGACGCGAACCGTTCGAACAAGCCTCTCGAAGATCTGTGAGATCATCGGAGGAACATTCCAACACTCGATTGAACCGGCTCAGCATGATGAACTCTTGGTCATGGTGGGTGCCATGAGCGCGGGGGGCTTCACCGAGCGAATGCAACGCTTTCCCGCCGAACGATTGCTCGTCGTGAGCGGCGACCGACCGACCATCCAGCTCCCTGCGATCGAACACGGAGTCCGGGCCTTGGTGGTCACGGGCGGATACTCGTTGTCATCCGGCTTGGTTCAGCTCGCACAAGCCCGAAATGTGGCAGTGATTCAGAGCCCGTTCGATACGGCCACAACAACCATGCGCATCAAGTCCGCGCAGTTCATCGACTCGGCAGTCGACAAGACCTACATCTCTCTTTACGCAAAGCAACCGGTCGACGAAGCACGCGCGATCGTGGAGAACTCGAACGAGCCCATCTTCCCGGTGGTCAATGATTCCGGAACGCTGGTCGGAGTTCTTTCGAAATCGGATTTGGTGAACCCACCCAAGCCACGGTTGATTCTCGTCGATCACAACGAACTCAGCCAAGCCGTCAACGGGGCGGACGAAGCAGATATCATCGAAGTCCTCGACCACCATCGTCTGGGAGGTGGACTGAAATCGACGCAACCGATTCGCTTTATCAACGAGCCGGTCGGATCGACTTGCACACTCGTCGCGCGTCAATTTCGAGCGTGGGGAATTATGCCCAAACCAGGCATCGCCCTGTGCATGGCCGCAGGGATTATCTCCGATACGCTATTCCTGCGTTCCCCCACGACGACCGATGTCGACCGCGATATCCTCAAATGGTTGCGAGGGTTTGTCGAAATCGATCTGGAAGAATATGCCAAAGAGTTCTTTGAAATCGGTTCCGCTCTCCGCACATGCACCGCTGAAGAAGTCGTTCGCGAAGACTGCAAAGAGTTTGTCGAACACGGCATTCGTTTTTCGATCTCGCAGATTGAAGAGATCGGGTTCGATCTTTTTTGGGATCGCAAGGATGATTTGCGAACGGCATTGGAGGCAATGGCCGAGAGCTGCAAGCTGGAGTTTTCCGCTCTGCTGGTAACCGATGTGGTCAGCAATGGTTCGCTCCTACTCCTATCGCATGAATCCGAAGAATGGGACGAAATCAATTACCCCCGTCTCGATCGGAATCTGTATCAGCTGGATAACGTGGTGAGTCGCAAGAAGCAACTCTTGCCGTTGATCGCCCAGTTGATCGAAACCTCGCAGCGTCATTGA
- the thrS gene encoding threonine--tRNA ligase — MLEIQLPDGSVVQHPDDASPLSVAESIGSRLAKAVIAAKVGDHVIDATRSLHGFAGKGPIPLRLLTEKDPEALGVLRHSCAHVMARAIMRLFPGVSLAFGPTINNGFYYDFDLPRKLSEEDFAAIEAEMAKIVEKGESFEQFSLNRQQAIELCSDMKQALKVEHIQTGLASHDSLGFYRQGEFVDLCRGPHIPDASRIKAFKVMSVAGSYWKGDASGKQLQRVYGTAWFSQKDMQAYLDQVEEAKKRDHRVIGKKLGLFQISAEVGQGMCLWLPKGARIRSLLEDFLRKEMLKRGYEPVYSPHLGRVELYETSGHFPYYRDSQFPPLFASDAGALVDAWIRRLEDPNGLQQVHETAFLQSAEVLGCELKGYDLLSPASDRIAILQQWQRQHERYLVKPMNCPHHAQIFKAAPRSYKQLPLRLFEFGTVYRFEQTGELNGMLRVRGLTQDDAHIFCTQDQVEQEFRNTIELTRLVLESVGLKDYRVQLSLRDPKSDKYVGSEENWQKAEAALRRVLTESGLNFSTAEGEAAFYGPKADFMVRDCIGRQWQLGTVQLDYNLPERFQLEYVGADNKTHRPVMIHRAPFGSMERFVGMLTEHFAGAFPMWLAPEQVRICPLSEKSNDYALELEKRFTEAGFRVTTDLRGAKVQAKIRDAQLELIPYMAVVGPREAETQSIALRDRISGELGTMPVTEVLELLGSEVQERRIRQVAENKLVATSEEPQETAENEY; from the coding sequence ATGCTGGAAATCCAACTGCCGGATGGCTCCGTTGTGCAACATCCCGATGACGCGAGCCCCCTTTCGGTGGCCGAATCGATCGGCTCCAGGCTTGCGAAAGCAGTCATCGCTGCGAAAGTGGGCGATCACGTTATCGACGCGACTCGTTCTCTGCATGGGTTCGCAGGGAAGGGCCCCATTCCCCTTCGCCTCCTGACCGAAAAAGACCCAGAAGCACTCGGTGTTCTCCGTCATTCCTGTGCCCACGTCATGGCTCGAGCCATCATGCGGCTCTTTCCAGGCGTATCACTGGCGTTTGGTCCGACGATCAATAATGGTTTCTACTACGATTTCGACCTCCCCAGAAAACTGAGCGAAGAGGACTTCGCTGCGATCGAAGCGGAAATGGCGAAGATCGTTGAGAAGGGGGAATCATTTGAGCAATTCTCTCTCAACCGCCAGCAAGCGATCGAGCTGTGCAGCGACATGAAGCAGGCTCTCAAAGTGGAGCATATCCAGACCGGTCTCGCCTCCCACGATTCGCTCGGTTTCTACCGCCAAGGGGAATTTGTGGACCTATGCCGCGGTCCCCATATTCCGGACGCGAGCCGCATCAAGGCATTCAAAGTCATGAGTGTCGCGGGCTCGTACTGGAAAGGGGACGCGTCCGGTAAACAGCTTCAACGGGTCTATGGTACTGCTTGGTTCAGCCAGAAAGATATGCAGGCATATCTCGATCAAGTGGAGGAGGCGAAGAAGCGAGATCACCGCGTGATCGGTAAAAAGCTCGGGCTGTTCCAAATCAGCGCCGAAGTTGGCCAAGGCATGTGTTTGTGGCTTCCAAAGGGCGCTCGCATTCGCAGTTTGCTCGAAGATTTCTTGCGCAAAGAAATGCTCAAACGGGGTTATGAACCGGTCTACAGTCCTCACTTGGGCCGCGTCGAACTCTACGAAACCAGCGGTCACTTCCCCTATTACCGCGATAGTCAGTTTCCCCCCCTTTTCGCCAGCGACGCCGGTGCATTGGTCGACGCTTGGATCCGACGACTTGAGGATCCAAATGGGTTGCAGCAGGTCCACGAAACCGCCTTCCTCCAATCCGCAGAAGTGCTCGGTTGCGAGTTGAAGGGCTACGATCTACTGTCTCCAGCTTCCGATCGGATCGCGATCCTGCAACAGTGGCAGCGTCAACATGAACGCTATTTGGTCAAACCAATGAACTGCCCGCACCACGCGCAGATCTTCAAAGCAGCACCTCGATCCTACAAGCAGCTTCCACTGCGCCTCTTTGAATTCGGCACCGTGTATCGCTTTGAACAAACCGGTGAGCTGAACGGGATGCTGCGCGTTCGGGGGCTGACCCAAGACGATGCGCACATCTTCTGCACCCAGGACCAAGTCGAACAAGAGTTTCGTAATACCATCGAGTTGACACGACTGGTGCTCGAGTCGGTGGGGTTGAAGGACTATCGCGTTCAATTGTCCCTTCGCGACCCGAAGAGCGATAAGTATGTCGGTTCGGAAGAGAATTGGCAAAAGGCCGAAGCGGCCTTGCGTCGCGTCCTCACGGAGTCAGGTCTTAACTTCTCTACGGCCGAAGGAGAAGCTGCGTTCTACGGTCCCAAGGCAGACTTCATGGTCCGCGATTGCATCGGTCGACAGTGGCAGCTCGGTACCGTTCAGCTCGATTACAACTTGCCAGAGCGGTTTCAGCTGGAGTATGTCGGAGCGGATAACAAAACCCACCGCCCCGTCATGATCCACCGAGCTCCGTTTGGTTCGATGGAGCGATTCGTTGGTATGCTGACCGAGCACTTTGCGGGTGCGTTCCCGATGTGGCTGGCTCCCGAGCAAGTGCGCATTTGCCCGTTGAGCGAGAAGTCGAACGATTACGCGCTCGAGCTGGAAAAGCGATTCACCGAGGCGGGATTCCGAGTCACTACCGATTTGCGCGGTGCGAAAGTCCAAGCCAAGATTCGCGACGCCCAACTAGAGCTGATCCCCTATATGGCCGTCGTGGGCCCGCGCGAAGCGGAAACCCAATCGATCGCGCTTCGGGATCGGATCTCCGGTGAGCTCGGAACCATGCCCGTCACGGAAGTTCTCGAGCTATTGGGGAGCGAAGTGCAAGAGCGTCGGATCCGTCAAGTCGCTGAAAACAAGCTGGTGGCGACATCAGAAGAGCCCCAAGAAACCGCAGAGAACGAATACTAG
- the cpaB gene encoding Flp pilus assembly protein CpaB yields the protein MRAKSLLLLLIALGCGIVASVAVSQVVLDQKGGVAVQTAEILVIAKNVSAASKITPDSVRIEKWPADKVPQGALVDLKQIEGKFAKQPLYVNEPLIEIKLANKGKELVIPEGYRVFDLVVNEQNGGSGYISPGDRVDVFGFFEKGMKIKTSGTVRVLENLEVLMVDGIASIDPDAPTTARRSSSTFQLLVKDKQYAVLDTAANLGKLRVALRPPELSEEAKSRMDDGESFMAWLKESEAPRSSEPNAVSLVRETVEQPAAPKIEHEMMIITPEGSNRFRWKEGDKMPRKVDEGAEEGIEGLSTSGIQSGTPSASSFAPPASAGVKEVADSGNAKGSERPNLNWDPAGGSWQLGGFKAAYPPSK from the coding sequence ATGCGTGCCAAGTCGTTGTTGTTGTTGCTTATAGCGCTAGGGTGTGGCATCGTCGCCTCGGTAGCGGTCAGCCAAGTCGTTTTGGATCAGAAGGGTGGTGTGGCAGTCCAGACTGCCGAAATCCTCGTGATCGCCAAAAATGTTTCGGCTGCTTCCAAGATCACACCCGATTCCGTGCGAATCGAGAAGTGGCCAGCCGACAAAGTTCCCCAAGGAGCCTTGGTCGACCTGAAGCAAATCGAAGGCAAATTTGCCAAGCAACCACTCTATGTCAACGAACCTTTGATCGAAATCAAGCTTGCCAACAAAGGGAAGGAGCTGGTGATTCCCGAAGGTTACCGCGTCTTCGATTTGGTCGTCAACGAGCAAAATGGTGGTAGCGGTTACATCAGCCCCGGAGATCGAGTCGATGTTTTCGGCTTCTTTGAAAAGGGGATGAAGATCAAAACCTCCGGCACCGTTCGGGTACTGGAGAATTTAGAGGTATTGATGGTCGACGGCATTGCGTCGATCGATCCCGATGCCCCGACGACCGCGCGTCGTTCTTCGAGCACGTTTCAATTGCTGGTGAAAGACAAGCAGTATGCGGTGCTGGATACCGCAGCAAACCTTGGGAAGCTACGCGTTGCACTTCGTCCGCCCGAACTATCGGAAGAAGCGAAGAGCAGGATGGATGACGGCGAAAGCTTCATGGCTTGGTTGAAGGAATCCGAGGCACCTCGCTCCAGCGAGCCGAACGCTGTCAGCTTGGTTCGAGAAACTGTCGAACAACCAGCTGCACCGAAGATCGAACACGAGATGATGATCATCACACCGGAGGGTTCGAATCGGTTCCGTTGGAAGGAAGGCGACAAGATGCCGCGCAAGGTGGATGAGGGGGCTGAAGAGGGAATCGAAGGCCTTTCGACCAGCGGTATTCAGAGCGGTACACCATCGGCATCCAGTTTTGCACCTCCCGCATCCGCTGGAGTCAAAGAAGTAGCCGATTCGGGTAACGCGAAGGGAAGCGAACGCCCCAATCTCAACTGGGATCCGGCTGGGGGGAGTTGGCAACTTGGGGGATTTAAGGCAGCCTACCCACCCTCGAAGTAA
- a CDS encoding DMT family transporter, with the protein MPIPRPVLVAIIALIGVNALWGMSFPVMKSLNEVMEDHFGVANPQMPTSMQVACSAGLIGMRFTIASFLLSVVLPKLFFRTSKAEWIAGFWIGMLFCLGLILQVVGLATIPASRSGFLTSLTAVYTPLMASFLLKQRPSVFVCIGSLLALTGVAILSDAHRYVLAFANVRWADDSSTVPLNWGDLWTTLGALFFSGQVLLVDTFGKRYRSAHLTPGMFVTAALTAWVFFVVSRQWLDGSEFSQSIDVSWSTWLAIGSQPAVVGLLLFLAIFCSILSFLGMNTFQPAISASQASVIYSTEPVFASSWAMLLPGIIGWFIAIDYQNESFTWQLGAGGILILFANIIALWPTQKREIIDE; encoded by the coding sequence TTGCCCATCCCCCGTCCTGTACTTGTTGCGATCATCGCTCTCATTGGAGTTAACGCTCTGTGGGGCATGTCGTTTCCAGTCATGAAGAGCCTCAACGAAGTGATGGAAGATCACTTCGGAGTCGCAAACCCTCAAATGCCTACCTCGATGCAGGTTGCCTGCTCCGCTGGATTGATCGGGATGCGTTTCACTATCGCTTCTTTCCTGCTCAGCGTCGTGCTACCCAAGCTCTTTTTTCGAACCTCTAAGGCGGAGTGGATCGCGGGCTTTTGGATTGGGATGCTTTTCTGCCTCGGATTGATCCTGCAAGTCGTCGGGTTGGCGACGATCCCTGCTTCGCGCAGTGGATTCCTCACCAGTTTGACCGCCGTCTACACCCCGTTGATGGCGTCGTTTCTGCTCAAGCAACGCCCTTCCGTCTTCGTCTGCATCGGAAGCCTGCTCGCATTGACGGGCGTGGCAATCCTCTCCGATGCCCATCGATATGTCCTCGCGTTTGCAAATGTGCGCTGGGCCGACGATTCCTCCACGGTTCCGCTTAACTGGGGAGATCTTTGGACCACGTTAGGAGCTTTGTTCTTCAGCGGCCAAGTGCTGTTGGTCGACACCTTTGGCAAGCGCTATCGATCCGCGCATTTGACCCCTGGCATGTTTGTCACGGCCGCACTCACCGCCTGGGTCTTTTTCGTTGTGAGCCGACAATGGCTCGACGGCTCCGAGTTTTCCCAGTCCATTGATGTCTCTTGGTCCACCTGGCTCGCGATCGGCAGCCAACCAGCCGTCGTGGGATTGCTCCTGTTTTTGGCAATCTTCTGCTCGATCTTATCCTTTCTCGGGATGAACACATTCCAGCCCGCCATCAGTGCATCTCAAGCTTCCGTGATTTACAGCACCGAACCGGTATTCGCGTCATCGTGGGCTATGCTACTTCCCGGTATCATCGGATGGTTCATCGCGATCGACTATCAAAACGAATCGTTCACCTGGCAACTCGGTGCCGGCGGCATCTTGATCTTGTTCGCCAACATCATCGCTCTTTGGCCAACTCAAAAACGGGAAATAATCGATGAGTGA